The DNA window AAGAGATATCATCTCTAAATAATTTGAATATTTTTTGATATTGTTTCCATAATAAATTTGTGGAAAGAAAATATAATTCGTTTGATATAGCCGCTGAAGTTTATGAAAATGTTAAACTTCCCGGCTTTTTTAAATATCATCGTATCTATCGGAATGTTCATGTTGAGGAATTGAAAGTAACTTTAAAAAATAATCCCTACAAAATAGAAAAAGGGCGTTATATTTTAATAGAATGTAAAAAGAATTTTGATGAAATATTTGAACAGGTTCTTGAAAAATATTTACGATCGATTATCAGACAAAATTTATTGAAAAAAAAGAATATTTTAATTGTTGGCTTAGGAAATGAGGAATATTCGCCTGATGCTTTAGGACCTAAAACAGCTAAGATGATTAACGCTACTAAACATCTGAATAAAAAGAGCAAGAAAAATGTTGCAGTAATTTATCCGAATGTAATGTCGAAAACAGGCATGGAAACATCTGATATTGTAAAAGCAATAGTAGATAAAGAGCAAATAGATTTAGTGATAGCTATAGATTCTTTAGCTACAAGAAAAATAGATAGATTAAATAAAGTTATTCAAATTACAGATACAGGAATTAGTCCCGGTGCTGGAATTGGAAATTATCGAAAGAGAATGGTCCAAGAATATTTGAAAGTTCCGGTTATTGCAATCGGTGTTGCAACGGTAGTTGATTCATATTCATTATTATATGAATATTTTGATAAGACAAATCTTTCTAAAATATAAAAGAAAAAAATTTCAAAAGAAATTAAATCATTAGAAGTCCCTAATCTTTATTTAACTCCGAAAGAAATTGATTTAGAACTAAATGAATTATCGAAAGTGATTTCTAAAATTTTAAATAAAATTTTGAATTAAATAAAAATCGACAAATAATTTTGATTTAAAGTCATATAGTTTAATCAGAGGTGAACCAAAGTGAAATTACTTAAAACCTTAGCGATTATCTTTTTCGGGCTTATCTTGTTTGCCGGAGTTGCATCTTATTCTGGTGCATCGGAAAAAAGTTCAACTAATATTGGTGAACAAATTGATCAGCTTGAAAGCGCCATTAATAACGGCCAAATTATTACCGACGGAATAATTGAAGATGATGAGAATCCAGACACAATGCCAAACGTGATTGGAGAAGGGGCCGCTAAGGTTGGAGAAAAAGTAACATCTGGTTTTTCCTACATCCTAAAATCTATAAGCGATATTTTCCAGACACTTTTGGGTTGACCAACGTGAGAGCAAAAATTAGCCGATCAATTTAGCTCTAGGATATCGCATAAACGTTAAGTTATAGATATTATATGATACTATGGCTTAACGTCTTTTTTTGTGTTAATATAAAAAATAGAATAAACAATACGCATATTGTGCTGTAGCTGATGTTGATGTATATATTGGCGTTAAATATGATATAAGTGCCAATAAAGCTTGTTACAAAATGTATACATCATTTGATGGAGATGTTGTAGAGAAAATATTTGCTTCTGATAAGGATGATATTGTAAATGTAACAAATTCATTCAATTTAGAAAAAACTATAGCTCGTGAAATTTCAAGAACTCCGGAGGATTATATTACTAATCACCCCAAGAAAACAGCAAGTAAAGCAATTGCTGAAAATGCAAATACCAAATATGAAGTAAAAGCTTTTCATACATTTTATATTGATTTTTCTTCTGATGTCTTTAATGAATATTACAGTTTGGGGTACGACATGTATTCTTTGAAAATTGAATATCGATTCAGAAGAGAAAAAGGCAATGCTAAACTTTTTTTCAAGTAACTACATTAGACCATAATATTGGCTTATCCAGTGAAGTTGCTGATAAAAATGCAGATAGTGATGGAGTTAGTATAACTGAAAAGAATATAAGTAATTTAGCAAATGAAAAAGGTTTTTCAGTAATTTTTAACAATCATAATATAAATAGTTATTTTATTGTATATTTTAAAGTGACTTTTACATTTTATTGCAGCAGAGCTATATATTAAAAAAACTGTATTAAAATACATAAACCTTATTTGTATTTTAATACAGTCTTTTATTTTGATATATTTTTTTTATCGCACTTATTGATATATATAGTTTTTACTATTGTGTCATTTTCAATGTCTTTAAGGACCAATGAATTAGCAGCAATTATACAATTATCTCCAATTGTAATAGCACCAAGAAGAGTGCTATTTGCTCCTAGCATAACATTGTTTCCAATTGTTGGATGTCTTTTTTCTCCGTGTCTTATTGAAGTTCCAGTAGCTCCTAAAGTAACTCCGTGATAAATTAAAACATCATCGCCGATAACTGCTGTTTCTCCGATAACTGTTCCTGATCCATGATCAATAAAAAGTCTTTTTCCAATTTTAGCACCTGGGTGAATTTCTATACCGGTATGCTTTCGTGAAAAATAACTGATTAATTCAGCTAGAAACTTCATATGATGAGTAAAAAAGAAATGAGCAATTTTATATGAAAAATATGCGCGCACCCCCGGATATGTGAATAAAATTTGAAAGAAATTATTGGCGGCAGGATCACGTCTTTTTATAGAAGCAAAGTAGCTTTCTTGTTTAATTTTTTTCTGTGACATATTTATTTAAAACATTAAGATATTTTTGAATAGAATCATAATTGATAACAAGTATATTCTTGTTTGCTAAACCAGATTTGGTGGCAGCAACAATATTAGCTGCTGTAGTAATGCCATAGTCATGACCATGTTTAAATAGTTCTATCGCCATATCATATGCTTCATTTTTTGTTATTGATACAATTTTTTCAATATTGATACCTTGAACATTTGGTGGATAAAAATTAGGACCGACCCCCTCTAAAGAATGAGGACCAAATTGATGTTCTGACAAGAAATGTGCTTCATCAGGTTCATAAGCGATAATTTTTAAATTCGGATAGTATTTTTTTAATTTGGAAGATAGAGCATTGATAGTTATACCAGTACCGACACCAGAAACTATATAGTCGATATTTGATAATTCTTCGCTTATTTCTTTAGCGGTATCTTCGTGAGCACCAAGAAATATTGGATCGAAGAATTGATCGAAATAAAAGTTATTAGGTTTTTCCGCCTCTTTTTTTGCTTCTTCAATGGTTTTAGTCATTCCACCTTCGATATAATGGGCTTCAATTTGCATGACATTCATAATTGTTCTTCTTTCGGAAGAAGTAGAACTAGGCATATACACTTTAACTTTGAGATCGAAAAAAGGAGCAATAGTTGCTAAAGATATTGCAGCATTTCCTGAGGATGCTATTTCAAGAGTATAACCAGGTTCAATTTTTCCATCAGATAATAATTTTTTTAATCCATATAAAAATACACGATCTTTAATCGATCCTGAAGGATTTTTGCTTTCTTCTTTAACAAATAAATGATTATTGTTTTTATCAATAAATTCTGCTATTGGGGTTTTATTAATTTTAAATTCACTTAGATCAATATTCATAATTACTCTCCTATTTATGTTATTATATTTATTATATCGGAGGACATTCAATGAAAACGATAATTTTTTTAGGAACTCCACAGATGTCGGCTGATCTTTTAGAAGAAATAATTAAAGATAATAAGTATAAAGTTGTTGGAGTAATCAGTCAACCAGATAAACCTCTTGGAAGAAAGAAAATTTTAACCCCTAGTCCAGTTTCTATGGTTGCTTTAAAATATAACATTCCACTTCATAGACCAGAAAAATTAAATAATGATTATGAATTTATTGAACGATTACAACCAGACTTGCTTTTAACATTTGCTTATGGACAATTAATTTCTACAAAAGTATTGTCTTTAAGTAAATATCAAGCCTTGAATCTTCATGGATCTTTATTGCCAAAATATCGCGGTGCAGCTCCAATTCAATATGCACTTAAAAATGGAGATAAGAAAACCGGTGTTTGTCTAATGGCCATGGTAAAAAAGATGGATGCTGGAGCAGTATATGGTAAAGTTGAAATTAGTATAGATGAAGAAGATAATTATACTTCTTTATGTAAAAAAATAACGGAAGCCAGTCATATTTGTATGAATAGATACTTGCCAGATTTTTTTGAAAATAAAATTATTCCTTTAGAACAAAATGAAGAAGAAGTTACTTTTTCTCCAAGTATTAAACCAGAAGAAGAACATTTGGATTTACAAAAATCTTCTGAAGAATTTTTGAATCAAATTAGATCTTTAAGTGGAACTCCATGTGGCTATCTATATTTGGAAAGTGGTGAGAAATTCAAAATTTATAAGGCACATTATTTGAATGATTTAGTTGAAAGTGAAGTTGGAAAAATAATAGTAGCCCATAAAAAAGATTTAATTATCCAACTCAAAGATGGCCAGATAAATTTAGATATTGTTCAAAAATCAGGAAAAAACAAAATGGATAGTCAGTCTTTTAATAATGGAACTGCTTTTTTAGGAAGCGTATTAAAATGAATAGGAGAAAATGGATTACTTATATTTCATTAAGTGCTATATTCATTGCCTTAAATATTGTATTGACAATATACCTTATAATCCCACTTCCAGGACAAGGATATGCAAATTTATCTGATGCAATAATAATTTTATTATCTAGTTTGATTCATCCATTATTAGGAGCAGTAGTTGGAGCTATCAGTGGTGCCATTAGTGATTTAATTCTTGGATATGGAATCTATATTCCTTTTACTTTTTTAATAAAAGGGATTGAAGGATTAGTTGTAGGATATATTTTAAGAATTATATTTAAATCAAAACCTAAAATTGGCTTATTTTTAGTTTTTCCAGTTGCTTTTTTAGGTGGAATACTTATGATGAGCGGATATTTTTTCATGGAACTTGCTTTTTTTGATTTATCAGTTGCAAGTGCGGATATCTTAGGAAATTTTTTACAGGGAATAGTTGGATCTATTTGTGGAACAATTTTATTTTATCCATTGTTTAAATTACCTATTATCAAATATTTAGATAATAGTGCAAACGCCTGTTTATTAGAAAAAATGGGCTCTTAACGCCTATTTTTAATAATTAAAACATATAGTAAAGTGTAAGCAAGCCTCCTCGAGCCCTAGACCGGAGAAATTCGGTCTATTTTATTTGTTTAAATTTTGTATAATATTAGAAGTAAATTTATAGAGGAGTATATATGATTAAAATTACAGTAAAAAATTATGGAACAATGGAAATAGAGCTATATAAGGATAAAGCTCCTATAACTGTTAATAACTTTATTTCATTAGCGCAAAAAGGTTTTTATGATGGATTGAAATTTCATCGCGTCATTAAAAATTTTATGATTCAAGGTGGTGATCCACGTGGAAATGGTACAGGTGGTCCAGGATATTCAATTTATGGTGAATTTGCTGCAAATGGCTTTAACAATCCGATAAAACATACACGCGGTGTTATTTCTATGGCTAGAGCTATGGATCCGAATTCAGCAGGTAGCCAATTTTTTATCATGCATAAAGATTGTCCATATTTAGATGGTAATTATGCTGCTTTTGGAAAAGTAGTTAAAGGCATTGAAGTTGTTGATAGTATTGCTAAAGTTCGCACTACTCC is part of the Firmicutes bacterium CAG:345 genome and encodes:
- a CDS encoding hypothetical membrane protein conserved (product inferred by homology to UniProt), with the translated sequence MNRRKWITYISLSAIFIALNIVLTIYLIIPLPGQGYANLSDAIIILLSSLIHPLLGAVVGAISGAISDLILGYGIYIPFTFLIKGIEGLVVGYILRIIFKSKPKIGLFLVFPVAFLGGILMMSGYFFMELAFFDLSVASADILGNFLQGIVGSICGTILFYPLFKLPIIKYLDNSANACLLEKMGS
- a CDS encoding unknown (no significant homology to UniProt); amino-acid sequence: MYTSFDGDVVEKIFASDKDDIVNVTNSFNLEKTIAREISRTPEDYITNHPKKTASKAIAENANTKYEVKAFHTFYIDFSSDVFNEYYSLGYDMYSLKIEYRFRREKGNAKLFFK
- a CDS encoding unknown (no significant homology to UniProt); protein product: MKLLKTLAIIFFGLILFAGVASYSGASEKSSTNIGEQIDQLESAINNGQIITDGIIEDDENPDTMPNVIGEGAAKVGEKVTSGFSYILKSISDIFQTLLG
- a CDS encoding serine acetyltransferase (product inferred by homology to UniProt), encoding MSQKKIKQESYFASIKRRDPAANNFFQILFTYPGVRAYFSYKIAHFFFTHHMKFLAELISYFSRKHTGIEIHPGAKIGKRLFIDHGSGTVIGETAVIGDDVLIYHGVTLGATGTSIRHGEKRHPTIGNNVMLGANSTLLGAITIGDNCIIAANSLVLKDIENDTIVKTIYINKCDKKNISK
- a CDS encoding cysteine synthase (product inferred by homology to UniProt); this translates as MNIDLSEFKINKTPIAEFIDKNNNHLFVKEESKNPSGSIKDRVFLYGLKKLLSDGKIEPGYTLEIASSGNAAISLATIAPFFDLKVKVYMPSSTSSERRTIMNVMQIEAHYIEGGMTKTIEEAKKEAEKPNNFYFDQFFDPIFLGAHEDTAKEISEELSNIDYIVSGVGTGITINALSSKLKKYYPNLKIIAYEPDEAHFLSEHQFGPHSLEGVGPNFYPPNVQGINIEKIVSITKNEAYDMAIELFKHGHDYGITTAANIVAATKSGLANKNILVINYDSIQKYLNVLNKYVTEKN
- a CDS encoding germination protease (product inferred by homology to UniProt), translating into MERKYNSFDIAAEVYENVKLPGFFKYHRIYRNVHVEELKVTLKNNPYKIEKGRYILIECKKNFDEIFEQVLEKYLRSIIRQNLLKKKNILIVGLGNEEYSPDALGPKTAKMINATKHLNKKSKKNVAVIYPNVMSKTGMETSDIVKAIVDKEQIDLVIAIDSLATRKIDRLNKVIQITDTGISPGAGIGNYRKRMVQEYLKVPVIAIGVATVVDSYSLLYEYFDKTNLSKI
- a CDS encoding peptidyl-prolyl cis-trans isomerase (product inferred by homology to UniProt); this encodes MIKITVKNYGTMEIELYKDKAPITVNNFISLAQKGFYDGLKFHRVIKNFMIQGGDPRGNGTGGPGYSIYGEFAANGFNNPIKHTRGVISMARAMDPNSAGSQFFIMHKDCPYLDGNYAAFGKVVKGIEVVDSIAKVRTTPSDAPYEDVVIEKIEVIDEVADDFEKIL
- a CDS encoding methionyl-tRNA formyltransferase (product inferred by homology to UniProt) is translated as MKTIIFLGTPQMSADLLEEIIKDNKYKVVGVISQPDKPLGRKKILTPSPVSMVALKYNIPLHRPEKLNNDYEFIERLQPDLLLTFAYGQLISTKVLSLSKYQALNLHGSLLPKYRGAAPIQYALKNGDKKTGVCLMAMVKKMDAGAVYGKVEISIDEEDNYTSLCKKITEASHICMNRYLPDFFENKIIPLEQNEEEVTFSPSIKPEEEHLDLQKSSEEFLNQIRSLSGTPCGYLYLESGEKFKIYKAHYLNDLVESEVGKIIVAHKKDLIIQLKDGQINLDIVQKSGKNKMDSQSFNNGTAFLGSVLK